Proteins found in one Anabas testudineus chromosome 1, fAnaTes1.2, whole genome shotgun sequence genomic segment:
- the acaa1 gene encoding 3-ketoacyl-CoA thiolase, peroxisomal: MHRLKIISGHLSHRRELWRSDCGSGSAGSSRSEDVVVVHGRRTAVGKAKRGCFKDTTPDELLSTVMTAVLTDVGLSPNKLGDVCVGNVLQPGAGAVMSRVAHFLSGFPDTVPVYAVNRQCSSGLQALFNVAGSIRSGSIDLGLACGVESMSLRSASNPGDLSSRLVDHDKARDCLIPMGITSENVAERFGVSREKQDAFALSSQLKAARAQSSGLFDQEIVPVTTRVVDDAGNERQVTVSKDEGIRPGTTLEGLAKLKPAFKPDGSTTAGNASQVSDGAAAVLIGRRSAVEALGLPVLGVLRASAVVGVPPDVMGIGPAFAIPAALEQAGLTVADIDVFEINEAFASQAVYCVEKLGIPLEKVNPSGGAIALGHPLGCTGARQVVTLLNELKRRGRRGFGVVSMCIGTGMGAAAVFEYPGL, translated from the exons ATGCACAGGTTAAAGATCATTTCAGGACACCTGTCTCACAGACGGGAGTTATGGAGGTCAGACTGCGGATCCGGATCCGCGGGGAGCAGCAGGTCTGAGGACGTGGTGGTGGTTCATGGACGGAGGACCGCGGTGGGGAAGGCGAAGAGAGGCTGTTTCAAG GACACGACGCCCGACGAGCTGCTGAGCACTGTGATGACAGCTGTGCTGACAGATGTTGGACTCTCACCCAACAAGCTGGGAGACGTTTGCGTGG GTAACGTGCTGCAGCCTGGAGCCGGTGCTGTGATGTCCAGAGTGGCTCACTTCCTCAG CGGGTTTCCAGACACGGTTCCGGTCTACGCCGTCAACAGACAGTGCTCGTCCGGACTCCAGGCTCTGTTCAACGTGGCAG GGTCCATCCGGAGCGGATCCATCGACCTGGGTCTGGCCTGTGG AGTGGAGAGCATGTCGCTGCGATCGGCCTCTAATCCAGGAGACCTGAGCTCCAGGCTGGTGGACCACGACAAGGCCCGAGACTGCCTCATCCCTATGGG catcacGTCAGAGAATGTCGCTGAACGTTTCGGGGTCTCCAGAGAAAAACAGGACGCCTTCGCTCTCAGTTCTCAGCTCAA AGCAGCTCGGGCTCAGAGCTCCGGACTGTTCGACCAGGAGATCGTTCCCGTCACCACCAGGGTTGTAGACGACGCAGGTAATGAGCGTCAGGTGACCGTGAGTAAAGACGAAGGGATCCGGCCCGGAACGACTCTGGAGGGACTCGCAAAACTCAAGCCGGCCTTCAAACCTGACGGCAGCACCACAGCAG GTAACGCCAGCCAGGTGAGTGACGGAGCAGCGGCCGTGCTGATCGGTCGCAGGTCTGCAGTGGAGGCTCTGGGTCTGCCGGTCCTGGGGGTCCTGAGGGCCAGTGCTGTGGTCGGGGTCCCTCCTGATGTGATGGGTATCGGACCAGCGTTCGCCATCCCAGCGGCTCTGGAACAAGCTG gtCTGACGGTGGCTGATATCGACGTGTTTGAAATCAACGAGGCCTTTGCCAGTCAG GCCGTGTACTGTGTGGAGAAACTCGGGATCCCGCTGGAGAAGGTGAATCCGAGCGGAGGAGCCATCGCCCTGGGTCACCCTCTGGGCTGCACCGGAGCTCGACAGGTGGTGACGCTGCTCAACGAGCTCAAACGCAGAGGACGCAG GGGGTTCGGGGTCGTGTCCATGTGCATCGGGACCGGGATGGGAGCGGCGGCTGTCTTTGAGTACCCCGGACTGTAG
- the esf1 gene encoding ESF1 homolog, which yields MSSKKNQDVDERFLRVQKDPRFWEMPERERKVKIDKRFKSMFHDKRFKVTYTVDKRGRPINHTSTEDLKRFYKLSDSEDDEDEDDAKRKKAAEGKKKKNVKEKVVKAEREVKKGGKGRGEEPERGVWVVKEDDEDDEQQTEEEDDVDLGDSVTEGSEDEEKDGDEEEEESDAASGSEEEESGLDSDEDSDSGPDLARGKGNIETSSDEDDEDDVDAILQREEEEIEHDWGELCKDAPRSDEISARLAVCNMDWDRMKAKDLLALFHSFTPKGGAVLSVKIYPSEFGKERVKVEETQGPLELRALPEDSEDDTEEERVYREKMRDYQFKRLKYFYAVVECDSTGTAAKIYEECDGYEYESSCSVLDLRFIPDDVTFDQEPKDVATDMNLSAYTPNLFTSSATATSKVKLTWDETDHERVTALNRKFNKDELLDMDFNAYLASSSDDEEEDGGVEDGDSAEDKQTEEAVVEEVKEPPKEEEKKKKKKKKSEEQISKYRELLKGIQHKEKKLQEDKDMEMEITWVPGLKETTEQLVKKKLEGKDKLTPWEEYLQKKKEKKKQRKTQRKQRDEEEEELSDDELPPDIDLSDPFFTQELGTTDPKKKQKRKKTTEEEERTAEEEEELEKQKAEMVLLMEDDADEAKHKHFNYDKIVDQQNLSRKKRKKLLKKGEELLEDDFQVDVKDPRFQAMFTSHLFNLDPSHPGYKKTKGTESFLAEKQRRREEEEKRRVEDVFCSQEAESVTSKQEAAGMKQQNDSDAPTAKKPMDPSLSLLVKSIKSKTEQFQARKKQKLV from the exons ATGTCGTCCAAAAAGAACCAGGACGTCGACGAGCGCTTCCTCCGGGTCCAGAAAGACCCACGCTTCTGGGAAATGCCCGAGAGAGAGCGCAAAGTCAAGATCGACAAACGTTTCAAGTCCATGTTTCACGACAAGCGCTTCAAGGTGACGTACACGGTGGACAAACGAGGCCGCCCCATCAACCACACGTCCACAGAAGACCTGAAACGTTTCTACAAACTGTCCGACTCCGAGGATGATGAAGACGAGGACGATGCAAAGAGGAAGAAGGCAGCAGAgggcaaaaagaagaaaaacgtGAAGGAGAAGGTGGTGAAAGCTGAGAGAGAAGTGAAGAAAGGAGGTAAAGGTAGAGGAGAGGAGCCTGAGAGAGGAGTCTGGGTCGTGAAGGAAG atgatgaagatgacgaGCAGCAAActgaagaggaggatgatgtCGACCTGGGAGACAGTGTCACAGAGGGCAGTGAGGACGAGGAGAAGGAtggtgatgaagaagaggaggaaagtgaTGCAGCGAGTGggtcagaggaggaggagtccGGTTTGGACTCAGACGAGGACAGTGACAGTGGGCCGGATCTGGCCAGAGGGAAAGGAAACATTGAGACCAGTTCAGATGAAGACGATGAAGATGATGTGGACGCGATCCTGCAgcgagaggaagaggagatcgAACACGACTGGGGAGAGCTGTGCAAAGACGCCCCGAGAAGTGACGAG ATTTCTGCTCGACTGGCCGTCTGCAACATGGACTGGGACCGTATGAAAGCCAAAGACCTGCTGGCTCTGTTCCACTCGTTCACACCTAAAGGAGGAGCTGTGCTGTCCGTCAAG ATTTACCCGTCAGAGTTTGGGAAGGAGAGGGTTAAGGTGGAGGAGACGCAGGGACCGCTGGAGCTGAGAGCACTGCCCGAGGACTCCGAGGACGACACGGAGGAGGAGAG AGTGTACAGGGAGAAGATGCGCGACTACCAGTTCAAGCGTCTGAAGTATTTCTACGCTGTGGTGGAGTGCGACTCGACTGGCACAGCTGCCAAGATCTACGAGGAGTGTGACGGCTACGAGTACGAGAGCAGCTGCTCCGTGCTGGACCTGAG ATTTATTCCTGATGATGTGACGTTTGACCAGGAGCCCAAAGATGTGGCGACGGACATGAACCTGTCTGCCTACACACCCAATCTGTTCACCTCATCAGCCACCGCCACCTCCAAG GTGAAGCTGACATGGGATGAGACGGACCACGAGCGTGTGACCGCCCTCAACAGGAAGTTCAACAAAGACGAGCTGCTGGACATGGACTTTAACGCCTACCTGGCCTCGTCCAGCGACGATGAAGAGGAAGACGGAGGAGTAGAGGACGGAGACTCAGCAGAGG ataaacagacagaagaagctgTTGTGGAGGAAGTGAAGGAACCTCcgaaggaagaagagaagaagaagaagaagaagaagaaaagtgaggAGCAGATCTCGAAGTACAGAGAGCTGCTGAAAGGAATCCAGCACAaagagaagaagctgcaggaagACAAAGACATGGAGATGGAGATCACCTGGgtgccag gacTGAAGGAGACGACGGAGCAGCTGGTGAAGAAGAAGTTGGAGGGGAAGGACAAGCTGACGCCGTGGGAGGAAtatctgcagaagaagaaagagaagaagaagcagaggaagactCAGAGAAAACAG agagatgaagaagaagaagaactcaGTGATGACGAGCTTCCTCCAGACATCGACCTCAGTGACCCTTTCTTCACACAGGAGCTCGGAACAACAG ATCctaagaagaaacagaaaagaaagaagacgacagaggaagaggagcggacggctgaggaggaagaggagcttgagaaacaaaag gctGAGATGGTTCTGCTGATGGAGGACGACGCAGACGaagccaaacacaaacacttcaacTACGACAAGATCGTGGACCAGCAGAATCTgagcaggaagaagaggaagaagctgctgaagaagggcgaggagctgctggaggacgACTTCCAG GTGGACGTCAAAGATCCTCGTTTCCAGGCCATGTTCACCTCCCACCTCTTCAACCTGGACCCGTCCCACCCCGGCTACAAGAAGACCAAGGGCACCGAGAGCTTCCTGGCCGAGAAGCAGCGCAgacgagaggaggaggagaagcggCGGGTGGAGGACGTCTTCTGTTCTCAGGAGGCGGAGTCTGTCACCAGtaaacaggaagctgctggGATGAAGCAGCAAAATGACTCTGACGCTCCGACGGCAAAGAAACCGATGGACCCCAGTTTGTCTCTGCTCGTCAAGTCcattaaaagcaaaactgaGCAGTTTCAGGCTCGGAAGAAACAGAAGCtggtttag